A region of the Cannabis sativa cultivar Pink pepper isolate KNU-18-1 chromosome 3, ASM2916894v1, whole genome shotgun sequence genome:
CGTCTTCCAGTTCTGTCAAATGCCAGTCCTGAAGTAAATAGACAACCAAATGCAATTAAtgagatatgtatatataatttaagaattattttaatgccagtGAGTATATGAACAAGTACTAAAACAAGAATAGAAACACTACCAGGTAAGATGAACAAATCAACTGGATCATTTGCCTGCATGACTGCATTAAAGAAAATGCTCCAAATTAACTTGTGAACATGAATTAAGAAAACATATAGTATATAGCAAAATAATCAGCTTAACTTGTGAACATGAATTAAGAAAACATATAGAATCTCTAGGTAAAAGAGAAAATGATCAAATTCACATCGCGCAGAAAGTGtgaattaaatttttcaagCCAAAGCTCATTCACTGTGTAGTCAAGCTTGACAAACACTAGTATGAATCAGATACTTCTCCTGCTAAGAAAAGCTCTGAAATTTAACAGAATTTAAAAAAGATGACTCAAATCATCCGTTATCACAGACCATAGGCTACTGAtgtgaagaaaaagaaagaaagaaaaaataccaTCTTCACGTTCATTTCCATCACTATCTACAGAAGCTGGTTCCAAAATATCCATGGAGTTTGCAATAAGATCATCAATGCGTGAGATGTTAAGCATTCGCATGTGACTATTCTTGTCTTCAACTCTAGGAACATAAAGCTTCTTCCTCAGCTCCATATGACCATCTTCAACAAATTGttagaaaagaaaacaaaaacaaaacaaaacgtCAGACTTCCCCAAAATCAACATATCTTCACCCCCAAAAGACAATGCAAAGAAATCCAAAACTGAACTCTCACTAATCTTTAgctttaaaataatatagtgtcaaaaaaaaaaaaaaaacacacctTTGGCTGGATTTTCCAGAATCTCAGACAACAGTTTGGAGGTATCAACTTCACGCAAAGCCTTACCGCTTATATATGCACATAGTCTTTGACAAGATTTAAACCAGGGAGCTCCCAGAACTAAATCCTGAACAGCAATATCTGATGACAGAAGAATAAAACACAATACGAAAACACAGTTCAAATTTCAGCCAATTGAATTGAAAAACAATGGGTTTACCTTCATGGGATCTGAGGCTGGGATCCATAGCTTTAAGGGTCTTGCGAACTTGGGATCTGACGACCTTTTTCTGCTTAAATATGGCGTCCAACTGGTCTTGAACATTGTCGTTTATGCTGGTGCTCATGGTTACAGTTGAGCGTGAAGCTAAGGAAGGAGATGGGAGTGGTCGCTGGGGAGTGGGGAGTAAAGGGTTGCTGATAGAAAGAGAATTGGCGGCAAGTTTAGGCAAAGGAAAGAGTAGAGGTTGGGTCATGAGAACTCCAGCTGCTTTCACCAACTCCCTCACATGGGCTCTCCTCCCCATGGCCATTTCGGTGAGCTAAGGGCAGAGCTATACTGTCCCTCGCTTAATTTTGAGGGACTCAATCCCTCGTGGGCCATCAATCGTTGGATCATTTCTTCGAATGATCTAATGGTTATTAGgcaaatgcaaaaaaaaaaaaaaaaaaaaaaaaaaaaaaaactttcaataTTATAACGCCATTGTCGTTTCTTCCCCCCTTCTCTTCAAAAGCTCACATCCctaaccctctctctttctcaccTCGCCTCAACTtaggaaaaaagaaaaggaggaACTGACCTGAGTACAGTGGAAAAAGGATGGATACTGATAGTGTGGTCAAAGCAAAGGAGTCGGTCTGCGAAGACATCCTGGCCGTACATTGGGTCGGGTCGCCGATGATCTCCATCATCACTACTCGAGTAACGGCCACCGAGTTTGGACTGTTATCGGGTCTGTGTTGAATTAACACTATGAAgaatcacaaaaataacaagCTGAGTAGAGAACTTCATTTTGGCAAAGCTTTATTGATTAGGAACAATGGTAGAGTACAAAGCTGAGTACAGAACTTTCACTCTCAACAATGGCGGTGTCTCCTTACAAACCAGCTCACTCACATAAGAGATAGTTGTGATCAAACACACTTAAAACATGAGTTTGTTGTCATAGAAGAGTAGACCACTAAGGCACCAAGCATTATATAGGCATCAAATAGAGCAACCGGTTAGCCGGTTGACTTATGAAGTGAACAACCAATCTTTCACCAAGTTATGACAGGGTCGCAAACATGATTCCAATCGGTAAAACTAGAATAATCATTACATCAATGAGGAAATCATTGATGATCTGAGAAGGGGAATATTCTTGATGCATGAAGGTTCAGCAGAGGCAGGGTGAGGTCTCATGTCTTAACACCAAAGCTTAAACGCATGGGTGATTGTATCACTTTAAGTTTGGTAATGAGCTGTTAAAATCTCGATGGAGATAAGGCCTTGGTTAGGCAATCGATAATTTGAACGGAAGAAGAATTGTACCTAACTTCCAGTTCCTTTTTTAAGATTTTGTCATGAACAAAGTGAAGGTCTATTTTGATATGTTTGGAACGTGCATAGTAAATAGGATTTGATGCTAAAGCGCTGGCACTAACATTATCACACCAGGTGATTGAAGTTGATAGAAGTTGACAACAGATGAAATTCCAGTTCTTCGAGTAGAGATTCAGCCCAAGTGATTTCAGCAGCCACATGAGCAAGAGCCCTGTACTTAGACTCAGTGTTGGATCTTGAAACCACTACTTGTTTCTTTGAAGACCACGATATCAGAGTATCTCCAAGATATACACATTAGCCTCCAACAGACCTCTTATCATCAGTACAACATCCCCAATCAGCATCAGAATAACC
Encoded here:
- the LOC115709377 gene encoding 5-formyltetrahydrofolate cyclo-ligase, mitochondrial, which codes for MAMGRRAHVRELVKAAGVLMTQPLLFPLPKLAANSLSISNPLLPTPQRPLPSPSLASRSTVTMSTSINDNVQDQLDAIFKQKKVVRSQVRKTLKAMDPSLRSHEDIAVQDLVLGAPWFKSCQRLCAYISGKALREVDTSKLLSEILENPAKDGHMELRKKLYVPRVEDKNSHMRMLNISRIDDLIANSMDILEPASVDSDGNEREDVMQANDPVDLFILPGLAFDRTGRRLGRGGGYYDTFIRNYQELAKTKNWKQPFLVALSYSSQIMNEGVIPMTENDVPVDALVSPSGVIPISSAALDRIDV